A genomic segment from Branchiostoma floridae strain S238N-H82 chromosome 7, Bfl_VNyyK, whole genome shotgun sequence encodes:
- the LOC118419084 gene encoding uncharacterized protein LOC118419084: protein MGEFRTLVLAKVLSVRDSNCLYPSCTHCYCKLHHHTDSNRYECMRCHAVYAGTDVKYRYCLNLTIADDQTLCDVAVFGTCLEPFFGTSANGLKSFLDDQLKASKTSTFIDPDSILHKALQHSLVGLMLLFGFKVKCERSRSQRERHSPVRIRNILEKSRQQTNGYHGKTPQLVAHQMVHANRDTPFVSVLNILKRILETDTDDEKARSIQFGITRNALPSRRSVIGSDVSWCSSSSSRASFGQSFSRVSLGQQSLVLSCDESTSSGTESLISSSMSSNDAQNESMERTDFSIHHSSQDETYFEETLASMSCRWKANDHDYRQNEMFDKDGKMENRICTATGQNETNVDSDEGVGVPNENHEERHEEHSDISRYENISAGFLEGAFDETCWEGEILGNLCQEGQQIGELSRIEDGAMGGSAPIEEMKDAAMRGKIGFASTNKETLDKTCRDANEAEVPSHPQHVRKEVSTACEHDVQTYTEEEDLPNGKSSFDESLNDSCLLLADVYNDRMHVQRMCNETSIGDQIPYISKGDGNPTHHHSSSDEEVQQHVTKTSCDDLPYSEGLDTFIDQLDQPLQDLPDRLCQASRHKDMEDSNVEDQISKHDSRMAQQERKILSTSRDCTNCTGDNGLNRKQPNTKIEHVGEDTQMQAMWQEEFPYSEDLDAFLAEMDKNVTVESERKDDVDVFMERIQPPIEGEADLCVISFATAVDIHPDTTTDDMEGVGENLSFDDSDRKDENSAKRGSRTKSLFEQLVRRKTLMALNSELSSARVSEKNESPVKGTEKEDSREDTGEIDSESDSTSNDAGNTVSDTDSALTSSVKRSSVGRSGSNVSIPDSEKGKEMFPLGKRVAQPQDSRENAVFTTASVENHDFSSLFDDSFGGLSDTESPDSRGKSCGKGGGRNELPDTPAPPSRSASLASRSNTRSRNTNTTETSPVTNNRKATAAKRIPIEHNGSNSTHMECRNFHAANSDCGKPTPNDEKTATATSTRMTTACNNTNSTQMKSSNFHAGNSDGNSSRKTTANNGKSTTATRVPTVHNGAPPTQTECDNVHAVNSDCDSPDSSPNELADTPYDSRCRSFLSVRGMLSFNSTADDGKGSDSAYSSSTIHLSPSAERKKTSTKEPMENQETHRRKSVHFSSHLESVHEISQPAGSEEVFDDCTVSNSVLKSLPTASYCLRASPRKLPLQSIDNYDNFEGTPELYSQRLQSDKKMVNSVARIRTPMSYDGTPNLFSQLSPTSTDRRHVGVEKYTRMRSVGNDSTPNFFSQFSPQDSDSGGIIPGTEEKANRRRVSCMLKDVVRYPADNTFQGTPDLFETSSHGGSESGDLGASPDLFGDSPIPDSPVNVRHTGVMSLCKRLFHKK from the exons atgggagAGTTCCGTACCCTGGTGCTGGCCAAGGTGCTGTCAGTGAGAGACAGCAACTGTCTGTACCCCAGCTGTACCCACTGTTACTGCAAACTACATCACCACACAGACAGTAACAG GTATGAATGCATGAGATGCCATGCTGTGTATGCAGGTACAGATGTCAAGTACAGATACTGCCTCAACCTCACCATAGCAGATGACCAGACCCTGTGTGACGTTGCTGTGTTTGGGACCTGTTTGGAACCATTCTTCGGGACAAGTGCAAACGGACTAAAGAG TTTTCTCGATGACCAGCTGAAAGCAAGCAAGACCTCCACATTCATTGATCCAGATTCCATCCTACACAAGGCGCTACAGCATTCTCTGGTCGGATTGATGCTCCTGTTTGGGTTCAAGGTCAAATGTGAAAGGTCAAGGTCACAGAGGGAGCGACACTCGCCTGTCAGGATAAGGAACATCTTGGAGAAGAGTCGTCAGCAGACGAACGGATACCACGGAAAAACACCTCAACTCGTGGCTCATCAAATGGTACACGCCAACAGGGACACTCCCTTTGTAAGTGTACTGAATATACTCAAACGGATTCTGGAAACGGACACTGACGACGAAAAAGCCAGAAGCATACAATTTGGCATTACTAGAAACGCACTGCCATCCAGGAGAAGTGTGATTGGCTCTGATGTCTCGTGGTGCTCAAGTAGCAGCTCTAGAGCGTCGTTTGGTCAGTCTTTCTCAAGGGTGAGCCTTGGTCAGCAGTCCTTGGTTCTCAGCTGTGATGAAAGTACAAGTAGTGGGACTGAGAGTCTGATATCTTCCAGCATGTCATCAAATGATGCACAGAATGAATCAATGGAGAGAACAGACTTCAGCATCCACCACAGTTCTCAGGATGAGACATATTTTGAAGAAACCCTGGCAAGCATGTCTTGCAGATGGAAGGCAAATGATCATGACTATAGACAAAATGAGATGTTTGACAAAGATGGAAAAATGGAAAATAGAATTTGCACAGCTACTGGACAGAATGAGACAAATGTCGATAGCGATGAGGGCGTTGGTGTACCAAATGAAAATCATGAAGAAAGACATGAAGAACACTCTGACATTAGTAGGTATGAGAATATCTCAGCAGGATTTCTGGAGGGAGCCTTTGATGAGACGTGCTGGGAAGGGGAGATACTGGGAAATCTGTGTCAGGAAGGGCAACAAATTGGTGAACTGTCACGCATAGAAGATGGTGCAATGGGAGGGAGTGCACCAATAGAAGAGATGAAAGATGCAGCAATGAGGGGAAAGATTGGTTTTGCTTCGACCAATAAGGAAACATTAGATAAGACTTGTAGAGATGCTAATGAGGCAGAGGTACCATCCCACCCACAGCATGTCAGAAAGGAGGTTAGTACGGCATGTGAACATGATGTTCAAACATACACAGAAGAGGAGGACTTACCAAATGGGAAGTCAAGTTTTGATGAGTCATTGAATGACAGCTGTCTGCTTTTGGCAGATGTGTACAATGATCGGATGCACGTGCAAAGGATGTGCAATGAAACTTCAATTGGTGACCAAATTCCATATATAAGCAAGGGGGATGGCAACCCAACACACCACCACAGCAGTAGTGATGAAGAAGTACAGCAACATGTAACCAAGACGTCTTGTGACGACTTGCCATATTCAGAAGGTTTGGACACCTTCATAGACCAGTTGGACCAACCCTTGCAGGATCTTCCGGATAGACTGTGTCAAGCTAGCCGCCATAAGGACATGGAAGACTCTAATGTAGAAGATCAAATCTCAAAGCATGATTCAAGGATGGCACAGCAAGAGAGGAAGATTCTTAGCACATCCAGAGACTGCACCAACTGCACTGGAGACAATGGTTTGAATAGAAAACAACCAAACACAAAGATAGAGCATGTTGGAGAAGACACACAGATGCAGGCAATGTGGCAGGAAGAGTTTCCATACTCAGAAGACCTGGACGCATTCTTGGCAGAAATGGACAAAAACGTTACTGTAGAAAGTGAGAGAAAAGATGATGTAGATGTGTTCATGGAGCGAATTCAGCCGCCCATTGAAGGTGAAGCAGACTTATGTGTTATCTCATTTGCGACAGCTGTAGACATTCATCCAGATACCACCACGGATGACATGGAGGGTGTTGGAGAAAATTTATCCTTTGACGACAGTGACAGAAAAGATGAAAACTCTGCCAAAAGAGGCAGCAGAACAAAATCTCTTTTTGAACAGTTAGTGAGAAGGAAAACTTTGATGGCTCTGAATTCTGAGTTATCATCAGCCAGGGTGTCGGAGAAAAACGAGAGTCCTGTCAAGGGGACAGAGAAGGAAGATTCTAGAGAAGATACTGGAGAAATTGATAGTGAAAGTGACAGCACATCAAATGACGCAGGTAACACTGTCTCAGACACTGATTCGGCTTTGACATCTTCAGTTAAGCGGTCATCGGTAGGGAGGTCAGGTTCTAACGTTTCCATCCCAGACTCTgaaaagggaaaagaaatgTTCCCACTAGGTAAGAGAGTGGCACAGCCACAGGACTCGAGGGAGAATGCAGTTTTCACTACCGCATCGGTAGAAAATCATGACTTCTCATCGCTATTTGATGACTCGTTTGGTGGTCTGAGTGACACAGAATCTCCCGATTCACGCGGAAAAAGTTGCGGGAAAGGGGGAGGCAGGAACGAGTTACCAGACACTCCTGCTCCTCCATCCAGATCAGCATCTCTAGCCAGCAGATCAAATACAAGGAGTCGTAACACCAATACTACAGAAACATCCCCAGTTACAAACAATAGGAAAGCCACGGCTGCCAAAAGAATTCCAATAGAGCACAATGGTTCAAATTCTACACATATGGAGTGCAGAAACTTCCATGCAGCCAACAGTGATTGTGGGAAACCAACACCAAATGATGAAAAAACTGCAACAGCTACAAGTACAAGAATGACAACAGCGTGCAATAATACAAATTCTACACAGATGAAGAGCAGTAACTTTCATGCAGGCAACAGTGATGGCAACAGTTCTAggaaaaccacagcaaacaatGGGAAAAGCACAACAGCTACAAGAGTGCCAACAGTGCACAACGGTGCACCTCCTACACAGACAGAATGCGATAACGTCCACGCAGTCAACAGTGATTGCGACAGCCCAGACAGCTCGCCCAATGAGCTCGCAGACACGCCCTACGACAGCAGATGTAGAAGTTTCCTGTCGGTGAGAGGCATGCTTTCTTTCAACTCCACCGCCGACGATGGAAAGGGCTCGGACAGTGCTTATAGCAGCTCTACAATACACCTGTCGCCAAgtgcagaaagaaagaaaacatctaCCAAAGAACCAATGGAAAACCAAGAAACACATAGAAGGAAGAGTGTCCACTTTTCAAGCCATTTAGAATCGGTGCATGAAATCAGCCAGCCGGCAGGAAGCGAGGAAGTGTTTGATGATTGCACCGTCTCAAACTCTGTCTTGAAGTCCCTGCCGACAGCTTCTTATTGTTTAAGGGCTTCACCAAGGAAGTTGCCACTTCAGTCAATAGATAACTATGACAATTTTGAGGGGACCCCAGAATTGTATTCTCAGAGGTTGCAGAGTGACAAGAAAATGGTAAACAGTGTAGCTCGAATTCGGACACCAATGTCATATGACGGCACACCGAACCTTTTCTCACAGCTGTCACCAACGTCGACGGACAGAAGACATGTCGGAGTAGAGAAATATACTAGAATGAGGTCAGTAGGCAATGATTCCACTCCCAACTTTTTTTCGCAGTTCTCACCACAGGACAGTGACAGTGGAGGAATCATCCCAGGTACAGAGGAAAAAGCTAACAGAAGAAGGGTGTCGTGCATGTTAAAGGATGTTGTTAGATACCCTGCAGACAACACATTCCAGGGTACCCCTGACTTGTTTGAGACTAGTTCTCACGGTGGTAGCGAAAGCGGTGATTTAGGAGCATCTCCTGACTTGTTTGGTGATTCTCCCATTCCCGACTCTCCTGTGAACGTGCGACATACTGGCGTTATGTCACTTTGCAAACGCCTTTTTCACAAAAAGTAG